A window from Dioscorea cayenensis subsp. rotundata cultivar TDr96_F1 chromosome 10, TDr96_F1_v2_PseudoChromosome.rev07_lg8_w22 25.fasta, whole genome shotgun sequence encodes these proteins:
- the LOC120270630 gene encoding E3 ubiquitin-protein ligase RGLG2-like translates to MMISQVVSSMAGLKRSFESLWEGWKKPENSGRRGKRLKIERSYSKIADNYSSLEQVTDALAQAGLESSNLIVGIDFTKSNEWTGKNSFSNCSLHKIGNIQNPYEHAISIIGQTLSGFDDDNQIPCFGFGDASTHDQDVFSFYQDFRPCNGFSEAISRYREIVPHLNLSGPTSFAPVIEMAMTIVEESGGQYHVLLIIADGQVTRSVNTEYGQLSSQEKETIEVIVKASKFPLSIVLVGVGDGPWEMMKEFDDNIPDRSFDNFQFVNFTEILSKDVPQNRKETEFALSALMEIPSQYKATIELGILGRHCVEKPPKRISLPSPIRTHGAKLNTALQETSPSSDRVCIVCLTNRKDVAFECGHQTCYECGRKLSSCPLCRRPIYKRLKLY, encoded by the exons ATGATGATTTCTCAAGTGGTTTCATCCATGGCCGGGCTTAAACGGAGCTTTGAATCGCTGTGGGAGGGTTGGAAGAAGCCTGAGAATTCTGGAAGAAGAGGGAAAAGGCTGAAGATTGAAAGGAGCTATTCCAAGATAGCTGATAATTATTCTTCCTTGGAGCAG GTTACTGATGCTCTTGCCCAAGCTGGTCTGGAATCTTCAAACCTTATTGTTGGTATTGATTTTACTAAAAGCAATGAATGGACAG GGAAAAACTCTTTCAGCAACTGTAGTTTACATAAAATTGGCAACATTCAAAATCCATATGAACATGCCATTTCTATCATTGGCCAGACTTTATCAGGATTTGATGATGATAACCAAATTCCATGTTTTGGTTTTGGAGATG CATCAACTCACGATCAAGATGTTTTCAGTTTCTACCAGGATTTTCGACCGTGCAATGGGTTTTCAGAGGCTATATCTCGATATAGAGAAATAGTCCCGCATTTGAACTTGTCTG GGCCAACGTCATTCGCTCCTGTAATTGAGATGGCTATGACTATTGTCGAAGAGAGTGGAGGACAATACCATGTTTTGTTAATAATCGCCGATGGACAG GTTACAAGAAGTGTAAATACGGAGTATGGCCAATTAAGCTCACAAGAAAAGGAAACCATTGAAGTTATAGTGAAAGCTAG tAAATTTCCTTTGTCCATTGTTTTGGTTGGTGTTGGCGATGGTCCATGGGAGATGatgaaagaatttgatgataacATTCCTGACCGATCCTTCGACAATTTTCAG TTTGTAAATTTCACAGAAATCTTGTCAAAGGATGTGCCTCAAAATCGAAAAGAGACAGAATTTGCTCTTTCAGCACTAATGGAAATTCCGTCACAATATAAAGCGACAATAGAGCTTGGCATCCTTGG CAGGCATTGTGTTGAAAAACCTCCAAAAAGGATCAGTCTTCCTTCACCGATTAGGACTCATGGTGCAAAATTGAACACAGCTCTTCAAGAAACTTCTCCATCATCTGATCGg GTTTGCATTGTTTGCCTCACCAATCGCAAAGATGTGGCCTTTGAATGTGGACATCAG ACATGTTATGAATGCGGAAGAAAGCTATCATCATGCCCTTTGTGTCGTCGTCCCATATATAAAAGGCTAAAGCTATACTAA